The candidate division KSB1 bacterium genome includes a region encoding these proteins:
- a CDS encoding FliA/WhiG family RNA polymerase sigma factor: MVKGRHKEIVARYRTAQQLTERQRQIMKYLPLVKRVIGRMFATLPSFVDRKELFQAGVIGLIQAIDQYDPSEGTKLESYAIPRIRGAILDMLRQMDWATRSLRHKATLIERVIDELCGQLGRCPTEEEVAARLGVDLPQYHSMLSEVGAAKVLSIDTPLWDEDGEVWARDVPEGTEYPEQLDEQIDRGELQERVVAVLRDLPERERLIMVLYYYEELTFKEIGTILGISESRVCQLHTQTILSIRSQLRRDERLMT; this comes from the coding sequence GTGGTGAAGGGAAGACACAAGGAGATCGTCGCGCGATACAGGACGGCGCAACAGCTTACCGAGCGGCAGCGGCAGATCATGAAGTACTTGCCCTTGGTCAAGCGGGTGATCGGTCGCATGTTCGCTACGTTGCCTTCATTCGTGGATCGAAAGGAGCTGTTCCAGGCCGGTGTGATAGGCCTCATCCAGGCCATAGACCAATACGATCCATCGGAAGGCACCAAGTTGGAGAGCTACGCCATCCCACGCATCCGCGGTGCCATCTTAGATATGTTGCGCCAAATGGATTGGGCGACGCGCTCCCTACGCCACAAGGCCACGCTCATCGAGCGAGTCATTGACGAGTTGTGCGGCCAGTTGGGGCGGTGCCCCACGGAAGAGGAAGTGGCAGCACGCCTGGGGGTAGATTTGCCACAGTATCACTCGATGCTCAGCGAGGTGGGCGCTGCCAAAGTGCTGTCCATCGATACCCCCCTCTGGGATGAGGACGGCGAGGTATGGGCGCGGGACGTGCCGGAAGGGACTGAGTATCCTGAGCAGCTGGACGAGCAAATCGACCGCGGAGAACTGCAGGAGCGAGTGGTAGCGGTGCTGCGAGACCTGCCAGAGCGGGAACGACTGATCATGGTGCTGTACTACTACGAGGAGCTGACGTTCAAAGAAATTGGAACTATTCTGGGGATCAGCGAATCGAGGGTGTGTCAATTGCACACGCAAACCATCCTCAGCATCCGAAGTCAACTGCGGCGAGATGAGAGGCTGATGACGTGA
- a CDS encoding flagellar hook-basal body protein: MIRGIEYSTEGMHATILAQDLIANNLANVSTTGYKSSKLFISLLEQAESGFDLHSQEALDLSQGALKKTDNPWDLALEGPGFFVVQSARGTFLTRNGAFALDAEGNLVTHDGAFVLGERGKIAVGDGVSISAKGEVIRDGVIIDRLRIVSFADARAIERCGQGLFAVPSENVVTEIPAETRVHQGYLEQSNVDPLREMVAMMYAFRLFEADAKALKSQDDTLGRAVNEVSQLR; encoded by the coding sequence ATGATAAGAGGGATTGAGTATTCCACAGAGGGGATGCACGCCACCATTTTGGCGCAGGATCTCATCGCCAATAACTTGGCCAACGTCAGCACGACGGGCTACAAGAGTAGCAAGTTATTCATTTCCCTGTTGGAGCAGGCAGAAAGTGGTTTTGACCTCCACAGCCAAGAGGCCCTGGATCTGAGCCAGGGTGCGTTGAAGAAAACGGATAATCCGTGGGACCTTGCGTTGGAGGGACCGGGCTTTTTCGTGGTGCAATCGGCGCGGGGAACCTTTCTCACGCGGAACGGCGCCTTTGCCCTGGATGCAGAGGGCAATCTGGTGACTCATGATGGAGCTTTTGTGCTGGGTGAACGGGGAAAGATTGCCGTGGGCGACGGGGTGAGTATCAGTGCGAAGGGCGAAGTGATAAGGGATGGGGTGATAATCGATCGGTTGCGTATCGTCAGCTTTGCCGACGCGCGGGCGATCGAACGGTGCGGACAAGGGCTTTTCGCGGTGCCTAGCGAGAACGTAGTCACCGAAATACCCGCCGAGACTCGGGTGCACCAAGGATATCTGGAGCAATCCAATGTCGATCCGTTGCGGGAAATGGTAGCCATGATGTACGCCTTCCGTCTGTTTGAGGCAGACGCCAAGGCTCTGAAAAGCCAAGACGATACTCTTGGGCGCGCGGTGAACGAAGTGTCCCAGCTGAGATAA
- the flgG gene encoding flagellar basal-body rod protein FlgG, protein MNRAMHAAATGMNAQQLYIDTIANNLANVNTTGYKRSKVEFQDLLYETIRPAGAVTVAGVEAPAQLQVGCGTRPVATPRIFTQGDLTATGNALDLAIQGDGFFQVLRPDGVMVYTRDGSFKVSADGKLVTAAGYAVQPEISLPMDTQSVHVGRDGTVTVTVAGSSEPQDVGQLELVRFINPAGLKSIGDNLYEMTVASGEPIPGTPQSEGFGEVLQGYLEASNVEVVEEMVSMIVAQRAYEINSKAIKTADDMLGIVTNLKR, encoded by the coding sequence ATGAATAGAGCAATGCATGCGGCGGCCACCGGGATGAACGCCCAGCAGTTGTACATTGACACCATTGCCAACAATCTTGCTAACGTGAACACTACGGGATACAAGAGGAGCAAGGTGGAGTTCCAGGACTTGCTCTACGAGACCATCCGTCCTGCTGGAGCCGTGACGGTGGCTGGGGTGGAGGCGCCGGCGCAACTGCAAGTGGGATGCGGCACCAGGCCAGTGGCGACGCCGCGGATCTTTACGCAGGGGGACCTCACTGCTACCGGAAACGCGCTGGACCTTGCCATCCAGGGAGATGGGTTTTTCCAGGTTTTGCGTCCTGACGGAGTGATGGTCTACACCCGGGATGGCTCCTTCAAAGTGTCGGCGGACGGCAAGCTTGTGACTGCGGCAGGGTACGCGGTGCAGCCGGAGATCAGTCTCCCAATGGATACCCAGAGTGTTCACGTGGGCAGGGATGGTACGGTTACCGTGACCGTGGCTGGGAGCAGCGAGCCCCAGGATGTGGGACAATTGGAACTGGTCCGGTTCATCAATCCTGCCGGCCTCAAGAGCATCGGCGACAATCTGTATGAGATGACCGTCGCTTCTGGCGAGCCCATTCCGGGAACGCCGCAAAGCGAAGGCTTTGGTGAGGTGCTGCAAGGGTATTTGGAGGCCTCAAACGTTGAGGTGGTAGAAGAGATGGTGAGCATGATCGTCGCGCAGCGTGCCTACGAGATCAACTCCAAAGCCATCAAGACTGCCGACGACATGCTGGGCATTGTCACGAATCTGAAGCGGTAG
- the flgA gene encoding flagellar basal body P-ring formation chaperone FlgA, translated as MPRRCTALTLALVTCLVTRSASGQQSTEEAVRAAIVRYVASASRASNQELAVECGPIQGSLRQYVAVAESLYARPTDGAGTLAGKKLFVVEAMRGGVVLGRGQVLATIRRFAEVVVARRLINRHELLSVADVGLEWREVKATEGSPILRVGDVLGKRTRRIIRRDQILRAEDLELPPLVRRGDLVTMLVDAKNLTIAMKVQALQDGTCGQRIPVRAVDSRTRYMAEVKEPGLVVLRP; from the coding sequence ATGCCCAGGCGTTGCACGGCTCTGACCTTGGCGCTGGTGACATGCCTGGTAACCCGATCTGCCTCGGGACAGCAGAGCACTGAGGAGGCAGTCCGGGCGGCCATTGTTCGCTACGTGGCATCGGCGAGCAGAGCCTCGAACCAGGAACTGGCCGTCGAGTGCGGTCCCATCCAAGGGTCATTGCGGCAGTATGTGGCGGTGGCGGAAAGCCTGTACGCGCGGCCGACAGATGGGGCGGGCACACTCGCTGGCAAGAAGCTGTTCGTGGTGGAGGCTATGCGCGGGGGAGTAGTGCTGGGGCGAGGGCAGGTGCTGGCCACGATTCGCCGGTTCGCAGAAGTAGTGGTGGCGCGGCGGTTGATCAATCGACATGAGCTACTTTCTGTGGCGGATGTGGGCCTGGAATGGCGTGAGGTCAAGGCTACTGAGGGGAGTCCGATTCTGAGGGTAGGCGACGTCTTGGGCAAGCGCACCCGTCGCATCATACGCCGCGACCAGATCCTGCGGGCGGAAGACCTGGAGCTGCCGCCATTAGTGAGACGGGGAGACCTGGTGACTATGCTGGTTGACGCGAAGAATCTCACCATCGCCATGAAAGTGCAGGCGCTTCAGGATGGGACCTGTGGACAACGGATCCCGGTCCGTGCGGTGGACAGTCGCACCCGCTACATGGCAGAGGTTAAAGAACCAGGCCTGGTGGTGCTCAGGCCATAG
- a CDS encoding flagellar basal body L-ring protein FlgH: protein MRKLVLACVLGMGLALCQPPDGAGQVASGGSLYADHKAHRVGDIITVLVVEEAVASSKASTTTDRNTGAEIDVRGGMKQRSFLPLAGFRGGAGTDFSGKGQTERQGVLKARISATVVAVRENGDLEIEGSREVIVNGERELTTIKGVVRPSDISAQNTVYSYNVAEAQIAYKGSGAVHSGQKPSFLARLLNWFL, encoded by the coding sequence ATGCGCAAACTGGTGCTTGCCTGTGTCTTGGGCATGGGATTGGCCCTTTGCCAGCCTCCTGATGGAGCCGGACAGGTGGCCTCGGGTGGCTCGCTATATGCAGATCACAAAGCCCACCGCGTGGGAGATATCATCACCGTGTTGGTAGTGGAGGAAGCGGTGGCCTCCAGCAAGGCCAGTACCACGACTGACCGCAACACAGGCGCGGAGATTGACGTGCGCGGCGGGATGAAACAGAGGAGCTTTCTCCCATTGGCCGGCTTCCGTGGAGGTGCTGGGACCGATTTCTCCGGCAAAGGACAGACCGAGCGGCAAGGGGTCCTGAAAGCCCGCATCAGCGCCACGGTGGTGGCGGTGCGAGAAAATGGAGACCTGGAGATTGAGGGGAGCAGAGAGGTCATTGTCAACGGCGAACGCGAGCTCACCACAATCAAAGGCGTGGTGCGGCCGAGTGACATCTCGGCCCAGAACACGGTTTACTCGTACAACGTCGCCGAAGCGCAAATCGCCTACAAGGGCAGTGGCGCGGTTCATTCGGGACAGAAGCCGAGTTTCCTGGCTCGTCTGCTAAACTGGTTCCTCTAA
- a CDS encoding flagellar basal body P-ring protein FlgI, which translates to MKDLVTVEGARETPLVGYGLVVGLDGTGDGRNSMVTVRSVRNMLLRFNIEVPQERLVARNVAAVMVTASLPAFVRAGARLDVTVSSLGDARSLEGGTLLLTPLTDHEGTVYGVAQGPVSVGGFNVETIGGERYRKNYSVVGRVPRGLLVERSAPSSLPQQGKLALSLKEPDFTSAMRVASAVDSALGLKVAKPLDASTIEVEIPEEFQGSDGIVRLLATIEGLEVNPDQVARVVINERTGTVVVGKEVRLEEAAVSHGNLTIQVRAIPVISQPAAFSQGRTVVVPQTMTTVTENAKGSVMLMEGTATVSDLAQALNALKVTPRDMISIFQALKQAGALRAELVIM; encoded by the coding sequence GTGAAAGATCTGGTGACCGTGGAGGGAGCACGTGAGACACCGCTGGTGGGTTACGGCTTGGTGGTCGGGCTCGATGGCACCGGGGACGGCCGCAACTCCATGGTTACTGTACGGTCGGTGCGCAATATGCTCCTTCGCTTCAACATCGAAGTGCCGCAGGAGCGCCTGGTGGCGAGGAATGTGGCGGCGGTCATGGTCACTGCCTCCCTACCAGCGTTCGTGCGTGCGGGCGCACGCCTGGACGTGACAGTTTCCTCTCTGGGCGACGCGCGAAGCCTAGAAGGGGGGACTCTGCTTCTAACCCCCCTCACCGACCATGAGGGCACAGTGTACGGCGTGGCACAAGGGCCCGTCTCCGTGGGCGGGTTCAACGTCGAAACCATAGGTGGCGAGCGCTACCGCAAGAACTACTCGGTGGTGGGACGTGTTCCTAGGGGCCTGCTGGTGGAGCGCAGCGCGCCTTCATCACTGCCCCAACAGGGCAAGCTGGCGCTGAGTCTCAAGGAACCCGACTTTACCTCCGCGATGCGCGTAGCTTCAGCCGTGGACAGTGCATTGGGGCTAAAGGTGGCCAAACCGTTGGACGCCAGCACCATTGAGGTGGAGATCCCGGAAGAGTTTCAGGGGAGCGATGGCATCGTCCGTCTCCTTGCCACAATCGAAGGGCTGGAGGTGAATCCGGACCAGGTGGCGCGGGTGGTTATCAACGAAAGGACGGGCACGGTGGTGGTGGGCAAAGAGGTGCGCCTTGAGGAGGCGGCGGTGTCCCACGGGAATCTGACCATCCAGGTGCGAGCCATTCCGGTGATCTCACAACCTGCCGCCTTTTCGCAAGGAAGGACAGTAGTTGTGCCGCAGACCATGACCACCGTGACAGAAAACGCGAAAGGGAGCGTCATGCTCATGGAGGGCACTGCTACCGTCAGTGATTTGGCGCAGGCGCTGAA